The DNA sequence tattatattatagtaaaaatgaataaatatacatataatagtatttgatatattgtatcactgaaaattaatataccatagtaataaaattatacaccacaaaaaaattataacaatactaaattaatactcaaaatatatacatcttgctaacaaaattatatataccactattaaaatatgtatacatgttaaaaaaaattaaatataataaaataaaaatgaaatattattataaataaatgatatttttagacaacaaaaactatatactatacaataaaatatatatatacctacaataaaaagaaaaatataatattattgaaaaaaattgtatatattatattaaaaaaaattatataccaccatAAAATAATCATACCATGcttgtaaaattatatatcccatttatatataataaaatagaaattaaacatgcacgatctaaaataaaatgatatactatataataaaatttaaatattatataacaaaaaatatataccttacaattgaaatgtatatataattgataacaacaaattaaaataaaatatataagatcctaataaaaatatatatatcatgtcaacaaaaatacaatagaaaataaaatataaatattatttaaaaaaaatgatatgtcgtataacaaaaaatatataaactattcatcaaaatatatatactaacaataataataataatatatatatatatacatgtgtaTACTATACTgaccaaattatataccacaattaaaatatatatactatgacAATAAGATTATATACCACCATTGTATATAGTAAAATAGAAACtaactaaatattatttaaaataaacatatatcatacaattaaaatatataaaaataataattacatatatatactatagtaaaattatatacatacattaaaatatttgtattatgctaataaaattatatactacgATTATAtatagcaaaataaaaaataaatatcatctaagaatgataatatactatacaataaaacagAAATATATTGTACAACAAAATCCATATACCAACAACCCACAACAGctcatcaaaaattaaaaaatcgacataagtttcaaataaaaaatattttaacaaaactaatatagatatactataatcattaagtaatttgcttctaattataaaaaaaatatgaaaaaaaaaattattgatttttttttttatatatatggaataagacaatatacataataaataatttaaaagagTCATTTGCTACAAGTTTTGAAATGAGAACATTTATTAACATAGTCTTATGAATTGGGACTGTTTACTATAATTTCTCgaaaaagtagaaaaataggctttttttcaaaaaaagaacaaaaaaaaaaaaagaaagtaggTCTTAAAAAAGAGGGAGCCTTGTGCAATGGCCCAAGCTGTCCAATACTTGGGTGGACCCCTGCATAGTAGTCGTGCcaataatatcaatattaattaaataataaaaaaaaatataaatcataAATTCAAGGTAGGTTGAATCCATATGGGTGGTTGGGcctccatttttgaaattattgTTGAATCTTCATCATCTAATaataatgtaaattttttataaattgttATCTCCGAGATTGTAGATGCCACAATCACAAGGAACTCCCTGAGGACCGTATGAGATTAAATCAGTGTCATGACTGAAATAGATGCAATTTGATTTACATCCAAGAAAGTTTGATGCACGCACATATATTGAAGAGTTATCTCCTAGAAAGAGAGCAGCATCTCCTAGACTTTTAACTATAACCCTTTTTACTCCTCCATCAACAAAAtccaatttaaaaatatttacttttgTAGTACGTCGTATTGTCAAACTATCTTTCCATTCACAACGTCTTAACACTTGTAAAATATCTCCCTCAAATGACTTCACAATATAAGACTTGATACCAAACCAATTGTCAGAATTATTCCAAGTTACTTTTGTACCACAGTATGGCTCACGACTATCATAAGATGAAAGAGTGTCATGAttatgattaagaaaataaaacttattgcTATTGAACAATATATCACTAAATATTTCTT is a window from the Cannabis sativa cultivar Pink pepper isolate KNU-18-1 chromosome 1, ASM2916894v1, whole genome shotgun sequence genome containing:
- the LOC115710862 gene encoding uncharacterized protein LOC115710862, encoding MKTSHQVPMLMVPNRKQHTWDMYDPMTNKFKEISKLHIPYDKRFGGSSQGWLVTVNRDFTVTLYKPYSTDHDSAIINLPCLFPPEVEDGDLEGLEDMREYCDQHIYKATITADPLINPNDYMVVVIYLHCWKIAIISPGRDNIWRKIDPDEEIFSDILFNSNKFYFLNHNHDTLSSYDSREPYCGTKVTWNNSDNWFGIKSYIVKSFEGDILQVLRRCEWKDSLTIRRTTKVNIFKLDFVDGGVKRVIVKSLGDAALFLGDNSSIYVRASNFLGCKSNCIYFSHDTDLISYGPQGVPCDCGIYNLGDNNL